A part of Kitasatospora acidiphila genomic DNA contains:
- a CDS encoding 2-phosphosulfolactate phosphatase, translating into MTFRYAGIAEVADAAEPPAVAVVIDVLRAFTVAAQAFARGAERIVLAESLDQALALRERHPDWVALKDGAPTPGFDAVNSPGLLRSVPLAGRTVVQKTTAGTVGALAVRDAGLVLCTSFAVADATARVLRGRPSSPVTFVITGDDGTAPEDRACAEYIARRTADPAADPAPYLRRAARSPAAAGLAEGLRRGYRGVHPDDVPLCLQADRYPFAMAAAPVDGLLVLRPQGI; encoded by the coding sequence ATGACCTTCCGCTACGCCGGCATCGCCGAGGTGGCCGACGCGGCCGAGCCACCCGCGGTCGCCGTCGTCATCGACGTGCTGCGCGCCTTCACCGTGGCGGCGCAGGCCTTCGCGCGGGGAGCCGAGCGGATCGTGCTGGCCGAGTCGCTGGACCAGGCGCTGGCACTGAGGGAGCGTCACCCCGACTGGGTGGCACTGAAGGACGGTGCGCCCACACCCGGGTTCGACGCGGTCAACTCCCCCGGCCTGCTGCGTTCTGTACCGCTGGCCGGGCGCACCGTGGTGCAGAAGACGACCGCCGGCACGGTCGGCGCGCTGGCCGTCCGCGACGCGGGCCTGGTGCTCTGCACGAGCTTCGCGGTCGCCGACGCGACGGCCCGCGTGCTGCGTGGCCGGCCGTCGTCGCCGGTGACCTTCGTGATCACCGGCGACGACGGCACGGCCCCGGAGGACCGCGCCTGCGCCGAGTACATCGCCCGCCGGACCGCCGATCCCGCCGCCGACCCCGCCCCCTATCTGCGGCGCGCCGCCCGCTCCCCCGCGGCCGCCGGCCTCGCCGAGGGCCTGCGTCGCGGCTACCGCGGGGTCCACCCCGACGACGTCCCGCTCTGCCTCCAGGCCGACCGCTATCCGTTCGCGATGGCCGCCGCGCCGGTGGATGGGCTCCTGGTGCTGCGACCACAAGGGATCTGA